Genomic segment of Phycisphaerae bacterium:
CCGCTGATGGTCCGGTCCTGGTGGCGACGCTGCAATCGCCCGACCGAGTCATCTCGACCCTTGAGATGGAGTTGAGAGATGAAGAGCGAATCCAAAACTAGTGGCGGTCGGCGGAAGCTGGTGTGCGGGCAAGCGGTTCTTGGCGTCGCGATGGTGCTCTCCCTGTTTTCCTACGCTGCACCGATGGCGCGGGCCGTGGATTGCAATACCAACGGGATCGAGGATGCGTGCGACATCGATTGCGGGACGCCGGGCGGGGCGTGCGATGTGGCAGGATGCGGCTTGAGCGAGGATTGCAACACCAACGGTGTGCCGGATGAGTGCGATCCGCCACCGTCTGACTGTAACTCCAACGGAATCCCGGACTCCTGCGATCTTGCGGGAACTAACAACAGCCTGAGCTTCGACGGTATTAATGACGTCGTGCGCGTCCCGAGATCCGCCGGTCTTGAACCCGCAAGCGAATTCACGATCGAATTGTGGATCCGCCCGGCCGGCGTCGGTCCACAGAGCAGTCGGATCTTCCGTACCACAAACTCCTTCGGCTACATCCTTGCGTGGCAGCAGGGGAACGATCGGCGCCTTCAACTCCGGTTGGACCAACCCCAAGGCGGCCTCATCCTCAAGGACAACGTGAACACCTCGACCTATATAGGCCAATGGATGCACGTCGCGGCCGTTTATTCGGCAAGCCAGAACAAATCGTGGCTTTATGTGAATGGCGTCGTCAAGGCCCAAGGAGGATCCGTCGGAACGCTGTCCTACAGCAACGGCGATCTTCAGATTGGGAATTGGAATCCGCTGGTGAATAACGATGAGGGATTCCCGGGACAAATCGATGAAGCCCGCCTTTGGAATGTCGCCCGATCAGGCGCGGAGATCAACACCTGGATGAACCATTCGCTGCGCGGCAACGAGACCGGCTTAGCTGGCTACTGGCGGTTCACTGAGGCTTCCGGCCAATCGGCGCTGGATTCAACGGCTTTTGGCAACCATGGAACGTTGGGTGAAACGCCGGGAGCGGATGCCAACGATCCGAGTTGGCAAACCAATGGCTCGCCTGTTAGTGAGACGGACTGCAACAACAACGGCGTTCTCGACACCTGCGACCTGTGGGATCTTGGAGGGCCGGACTGCAACCTGGACCTCATTCCCGATTCCTGCCAAGTGGCAGGGAACGACTGCAACAGCAACGGCGTCCCGGATGACTGTGAAGGCGACTGCGATGCAGACGGAACGTCGGATGCGTGCGAAATCCAAGCGGGAGCGGCCGACTGCAACTCAAATGGGCTGCCCGATATATGTGACGCCGTTGCGCTCAATACCGCCCTGGATTTCGATGGTGCCAACGATTACGTGAACATCGGAGACCATGCGGTTCTCAATCTTTCCAACGGCTTTACCCTCGAAGCCTGGGTGCGGTCGGATTCGATCGCCGGGGTCCAACGGGTAGTTTCCAAGGGCATTTCGGGAGTCAACGGCTATGGATTCGGCCAGGTTGATGGCAAGCTTACGTTCGTCACCTATGGCATTTTCGATTACACGACTTCGGGCGTGTATCTGACGGCGGGCACGTGGTCACACATCGCGGTCGTCTTTGACGGCTCCAATGACGCGCACTTCTACGTCAACGGGCAGTTCGCACAGTCCGTCAACGGAAATAGCGCTGTTTCGGCAGGCCCCAACCCCTTAAATATCGGGCGGACGGGACCGTTGAATGCGCAGTACTGGAACGGAGCGATCGACGAAGTGCGAATCTGGTCCGTGATGCGGACCGCGCAGGAGTTGGCCGACGCTCATGCGCTTCGACTGGCCGGTACGGAAAGCGGCCTCATCGGATATTGGAGACTTGACGAAGGGGCGGGCCAAATCGCGAGCGACTCAACGGCGAATGCACTCGATGGTATTTTGGGGAGCGACGCCAATTCCGCCGGGGACGCTTCCGATCCACTGTGGACGATGCCAGGTGGGCCGATCCCCGCTGGGGATTGTAACGACAACGGCGTTCTCGATGTTTGCGACATCGATTCGGAGACGAGCAACGATTGTAACATGAACGACATTCCAGACGAGTGCGAGTCGCAAGCGGACTGTAACAACAACAGCATACAGGACATCTGCGAGCCAGGCGGTGATGATGATTGTGACGGCGACGAAGTCACCGACTTGTGTGAAATAGATGCGGGCGCGCCAGACTGCAACACCAATGAAATACCGGACAGTTGCGACACCTTAAACCCCAATCGCGCTTTGAATTTTGATGGATCCAATGACCTGGTGCGGGTGCCTCACTCCGCATTACTGGATCCTGCGAATAATCTAACGGTCGAATGTTGGATTCGCCCAGACTCCGTTGGGTCGTACAACAGCCGTATCGTCCGGAATCAAAGCGGACAAGGATACCTCCTCTCGTGGCGCCAAGAGGGAGGGAGCCGTCTGCAACTTCGAATCGACAAAAGTACAGGGAGCCTCGCCGTGACCGACACGGTCGATACCAATACGTATTTTGACACATGGATTCATGTGGCCGGCGTCTATTCGGCCACCAACAACTTTGCCGGTCTCTATGTGAACGGCGTCCTAAAGGCCTCCACGACGGCAAGCGGACCGCTTCTTTACTCCAATGCCGACGTGGCCATAGGGAACTCCACGGCTGCGAGCGAGGGATTTGACGGCCTGATCGACGAAGTGCGAATCTGGAACGTGGCCCGCACCGGTACGCAGATTGCGGCGAACATGAACCGATCGCTTATCGCTCCCCAGAATGGGTTGGTCGGCTATTGGAGGTTTGACGAGGGCAGCGACCAAGTCGCCGCGGACTCCTCGGGCCTGGGTCAAAACGGAATACTCGGCAGTACGACGAGCGCTGACACGAACGATCCGAGCTGGGTATCTCCCGGGACAGGATCCGCGTCGGCGGCCGATTGCGACGGCAATGACGTTCCGGATACGTGCGATCTCGCCGGCGGCGCGACCGATTGCAACACCAACGGCGTCCTCGACGCCTGCGAAGCGGACTGTAACGGCAACGGCATCGCAGACGAATGCGACCTGACCGGTGGCGCGCCGGATTGCAACAGCAACGGCTCGCCCGATGCATGCGATATTGCGAACGGGACGAGTACAGATGTGAACACCGATGGCATTCCGGACTCCTGCCAGCCCGACGTTCATGTCGCGCCGGTCGTGACGCTGATCAATCCGTCCTCCACGACGGAAACGCGCACCAGCCTTCCCACTTCCGCGAGCGCGATCGTGCGCGGAGGCACCTATTACGTGGAGATCTGGGCCAGCGATGTCGGAACGACGAATACGGGATTGACGGGCGTTTATGTCGATCTGGCGTTTTGCTCCCAATCGACGGCGAACGCGGTATTTCACGGAAACACCTACACGGTTTTCTCCAGTGGAACGATTTCGAGCGGCCTGGTCGATGAATTCGGCGGCTCGACGGTTGCCGGCGGCATTGGCAACGAGCCGCAGTGGGTACGAATTGGTTGGATAGAAATGACCTCCGGGTCCGAGACGGCGTCCTGTACCCTTACCCTTCAACCGAGCGCTTCCGGCGTTGCGGCGTTCGGTCGAGGCGACGTCGATTGGACCCATGTGATTCTGGATTCCGTGGACTTTGAGATTCAGGCTCCGTTGAAGACGTACGATCTGACCGGCAATGGGTTGATCAACGTCGGCGACTTTTCGTTGTTTTCGCCCTCGTGGCAGTTGGGAGTGCCGCCGGCGAATACGGCGCATGACTTTGACTGCGATGACATTGTCGGCGTCGGCGATCTCAGTTGGTTTGCCACGGGTTGGCTGAAGAATACGTCGGATCCTTCGATTCTCTATCCGCCGTGCCCGCAGAGTTTCGCGGCGCTTGAACGGGCTACCGTCAGCACCGATATCGACATGCGGCTTGTGGTACGAACGACGCCAAGCGGCTCGGACATCGCGGCATCCCTGCCAACATCCGTGTCCGGCGTACCCTTGGGCAGCCATTATTACGTCGAGCTCTGGGCGAGCGACGTCGGCGACATCAACACAGGGCTGACGTCCGGGTACGTCGACGTCGGGCTTCCGCCCGCGGGGACGACCGTCGCGAACGTGTTTCATGGGAGCACGTTTACGCTCTTTCCCACCGGCACGGCCGGCGCGGGCGTGGTCGACGAACTGGGCGGGTCCGCATTGCCCGGCGGTACCGGCGTGCAACCGCAATGGACTCGCGTGGCATACGTTGAAATGGTCGCGGATAACACCGCTCCTACGGTCGTGTATGGGCTGGCGCCCAGTGCCACGGGCGTTGCGGCCAAGGCGCGCGGGACAATTCCGTGGGACCAGATCGCGCTCACGGGAGCAACGCTCCGGCAGGGACTACGTGGCGACATCGATGGGGATGGCGACGTGGACGCCGTCGACCTGGACCTCTTTGTCGCAGTACTCCTGGAGACGAGCCTGGAAACGTCCTACCGAATCGCGGCGGATTTCACCGGCGACGGCATGGCCAATGGCCAGGATATGCAGGGATTCATCCCGTGCTACATCGGCGGCGGGAGTTGTCCGTGATGGATTGATCCTTAAGACGAAGAATCGCTGGGCGGCCGCGCCGGCGAACACGCCGGTATCAGCCGCCCAGTTTCTGGTCCAGGACCATTATGCGCACGGTCGGGTTGCCCAGGCGACCCTCGACCTTGTAGGTCACGAGCTTGTCGGTCACGAGGCTGAGGAGGTCGCCGGCTTTGCCGAGCAGCGACTGGAGCTTTTCGAGCGGGCCGGCGCTCACACGGAGGTCGAGCGTGCCGTCGTAACGGACCAGGCCGTCGCCGCGCGCGGCCAGGAGACCGGTGACGATGTCGAGCCGCTCGATGCGCACGCCCGGGGGGGTGAATTTGAACGTCGCGTCGGCCTTGTCGGCCGGGGCCATGACCGACGGGATATTGATTTTCATTACGTCGGCCAGGGCGGAGATGAGCGGCAGGCCGACGAGCCGTCCATCGCGGATGTGCATGTCACCCGCGCCGCTAAGCGAGGCGGGGAGCCGGGCCAACGACGCCTCGACTTTTCCGGACGACGAGACGCGGCCCTTCAGGCCCTGATCCGAGGTCGCGGAGTCGCTTCGCCACTCGGCGAGATCGAGGTCCTTGATCGTCCATTGGGCGACCGCCGGCCTGTCGGTCGCGGCGAGATCGACGCGGGCCTGCGCGGTGAGGTCGCCCTTGAGCAGCCGGGCGGCGAGCGATTTCAGCTCCACTTTGCGCTCCGCCATGGCCACGTCCATGGTCAGCGAATCGATGATCAGGCGGCGCGGCGCCAAGACGAGCCGGAAGTTTTTCAGGGCCACCTGCATGGATACGTTGCCGGAGAGCGGGTCCGAAAGGGGGATGCGGCCGCGCAGGCGGATGTCCAACTCGCCCTGGGCGTCGTACTCCTTGAGGATCGCCTGCAGATCCGACGGGAGGGTCGAAAGTGACTGCGGTCCGACTTGAAGAGTGATCCGGCCCTCGTCCAATTCGGCGATGCCCGTATCGAGATTGATCCGGCCGCGGAGGATGAGGTGCAGATTCGTCCCGCGATCGATGGTGAAGTCGAACTTGTACCACCCTGCCTCGGCCGCCGCGCCGCCCGGATCAAGCTTGAGCTGCGTGGTGATGCCGTCGATCTGCATGGGCGGGCGACCGCCGCCCGGGTCGTAACGCACGCCGACGTCGCGCAGGTCGACGAGCCGGAGATGGAGGACGTCGCTCAGACGGAACACGGCCGGCGACTGCCCGTCGGCGCGGATGGGCGCGGACGTGTCGGAGGACTTGATGATCGGCGAGA
This window contains:
- a CDS encoding LamG domain-containing protein, producing the protein MKSESKTSGGRRKLVCGQAVLGVAMVLSLFSYAAPMARAVDCNTNGIEDACDIDCGTPGGACDVAGCGLSEDCNTNGVPDECDPPPSDCNSNGIPDSCDLAGTNNSLSFDGINDVVRVPRSAGLEPASEFTIELWIRPAGVGPQSSRIFRTTNSFGYILAWQQGNDRRLQLRLDQPQGGLILKDNVNTSTYIGQWMHVAAVYSASQNKSWLYVNGVVKAQGGSVGTLSYSNGDLQIGNWNPLVNNDEGFPGQIDEARLWNVARSGAEINTWMNHSLRGNETGLAGYWRFTEASGQSALDSTAFGNHGTLGETPGADANDPSWQTNGSPVSETDCNNNGVLDTCDLWDLGGPDCNLDLIPDSCQVAGNDCNSNGVPDDCEGDCDADGTSDACEIQAGAADCNSNGLPDICDAVALNTALDFDGANDYVNIGDHAVLNLSNGFTLEAWVRSDSIAGVQRVVSKGISGVNGYGFGQVDGKLTFVTYGIFDYTTSGVYLTAGTWSHIAVVFDGSNDAHFYVNGQFAQSVNGNSAVSAGPNPLNIGRTGPLNAQYWNGAIDEVRIWSVMRTAQELADAHALRLAGTESGLIGYWRLDEGAGQIASDSTANALDGILGSDANSAGDASDPLWTMPGGPIPAGDCNDNGVLDVCDIDSETSNDCNMNDIPDECESQADCNNNSIQDICEPGGDDDCDGDEVTDLCEIDAGAPDCNTNEIPDSCDTLNPNRALNFDGSNDLVRVPHSALLDPANNLTVECWIRPDSVGSYNSRIVRNQSGQGYLLSWRQEGGSRLQLRIDKSTGSLAVTDTVDTNTYFDTWIHVAGVYSATNNFAGLYVNGVLKASTTASGPLLYSNADVAIGNSTAASEGFDGLIDEVRIWNVARTGTQIAANMNRSLIAPQNGLVGYWRFDEGSDQVAADSSGLGQNGILGSTTSADTNDPSWVSPGTGSASAADCDGNDVPDTCDLAGGATDCNTNGVLDACEADCNGNGIADECDLTGGAPDCNSNGSPDACDIANGTSTDVNTDGIPDSCQPDVHVAPVVTLINPSSTTETRTSLPTSASAIVRGGTYYVEIWASDVGTTNTGLTGVYVDLAFCSQSTANAVFHGNTYTVFSSGTISSGLVDEFGGSTVAGGIGNEPQWVRIGWIEMTSGSETASCTLTLQPSASGVAAFGRGDVDWTHVILDSVDFEIQAPLKTYDLTGNGLINVGDFSLFSPSWQLGVPPANTAHDFDCDDIVGVGDLSWFATGWLKNTSDPSILYPPCPQSFAALERATVSTDIDMRLVVRTTPSGSDIAASLPTSVSGVPLGSHYYVELWASDVGDINTGLTSGYVDVGLPPAGTTVANVFHGSTFTLFPTGTAGAGVVDELGGSALPGGTGVQPQWTRVAYVEMVADNTAPTVVYGLAPSATGVAAKARGTIPWDQIALTGATLRQGLRGDIDGDGDVDAVDLDLFVAVLLETSLETSYRIAADFTGDGMANGQDMQGFIPCYIGGGSCP
- a CDS encoding DUF3971 domain-containing protein — translated: MNLRRWLKWALGLGAAAALVAIIAGKLYFGSASELEQWIGRQVVAIVNTFLVPQLSFTDLDYTAPTAVSLKKAALTAPDGTKVLDLDGFDFSLAETPSLDKPIVVEKIAIERGRINLIRDEKSGGLRGLSPIIKSSDTSAPIRADGQSPAVFRLSDVLHLRLVDLRDVGVRYDPGGGRPPMQIDGITTQLKLDPGGAAAEAGWYKFDFTIDRGTNLHLILRGRINLDTGIAELDEGRITLQVGPQSLSTLPSDLQAILKEYDAQGELDIRLRGRIPLSDPLSGNVSMQVALKNFRLVLAPRRLIIDSLTMDVAMAERKVELKSLAARLLKGDLTAQARVDLAATDRPAVAQWTIKDLDLAEWRSDSATSDQGLKGRVSSSGKVEASLARLPASLSGAGDMHIRDGRLVGLPLISALADVMKINIPSVMAPADKADATFKFTPPGVRIERLDIVTGLLAARGDGLVRYDGTLDLRVSAGPLEKLQSLLGKAGDLLSLVTDKLVTYKVEGRLGNPTVRIMVLDQKLGG